In Malus sylvestris chromosome 2, drMalSylv7.2, whole genome shotgun sequence, the genomic stretch ACATGAAGTCTTGCTTCGGATGCAAGGTTAGATGATGTTGAGTCTTTTGCTTGGTTTTCATATCCATTACTTTTGTCCTTCTTTGCAATTGTTAAAAGCTCTTCCAGTTCTAGCAACTGCTTCAAATCTGTAGACTGACGGAAGGCATGTTCATAGCCTTGCTCCCAAACCAAAAGAGCATCCTCTTTCCTTCCCAAAGCAGAAAATGCACGACCTAGACAACAAAAACCAATTCTAAGATCACAAATGCCTGAGACCCGAGAGTACTTCATGTCGAATAAAAAAAAGCATCAACTAAGTGCACACTGTGAGTGCACAATTATGCATGTAAAGAGCCATATGATTCTAACATAATGGAATTTTAGGTCAATTATAAATGTGCTGTTTCGGAGAGAGCATGAGTGTGTACAtacaaatacatacatacatacatacatacatacatatatatatatataattcaataCTTTCTGTTAAATGTATTTTCGTATACAatgatatacatatataaataattcAATACTTTCTATTAAATGTATTTTCGTATACAATGACGGGGAGTAAGCTCCTAATTATTTGAATAACTAActataaaaatacataaaattcaAGTTCCAATTTCCGACAGAACATTCATTAAAGCATTTTGAAGTAACTTTtagattaacaaaaaaaaaaaattctatataCAAGGACCGCTACAATCAACACCGCAAGTCATCTAAACAATGCAATTGTGATTCCTTAATATCATGCTTACAAATTCTATGAACTTTTCACTCTGCATCAACTAACCACTCACTTAATCACATATTCCATACACCTAAAATTCAAATTAAGACTACATAAAATCCATCCGGAATCTCTAATTACGAGTAACTAAACAGTTGCACAGTTAAGCTATAATCATCAGCTAATTACTCTAATAATcctaagttaaaaaaaaacgaTATAAACATTCCAAGTCAAATAAGAGCTCGAATTCGAGGAAAATGATCGGAGGAAAACCTTTGAGGATGTAAGCTTGAAGAAGCGCGGAATCCAGCTGAAGCGCCCTATCGCAGTCCTTAATCACGTGCTTGTGGAGCTCCAATTGGCTGTAACAGAAAGCTCTGTTGCTGCAATACACCAACATTCACAGCCACACAAAATCGATCAGAACACAATTCGATTAACAAATTGAAGATCAGTAGAAATCGAACGAGCGAGTGAGAGAGATATGGAGAGAGCGGCGGACCAGATATCTTGGATGGAAGAGGACTGGGAGAGGAGGGAGTCGAGGACTCGGATGGCCTTGGACCAGTCACGTGAGCTGCAGAGCTTGGCGAGCTCCGCCCTCTCGGCGATGGCGGCCGTCATTTCTGAGTCGCCGGAGCGAGGGATCGGGATGGCGCGGGGTCTGTGAAAGTCTCGAGTTTTCTCGCTTGTGTGTGTCTGTACCGTGTGTTCCTTTCTTCGCTTCAACGGCTCCAGCAAGAGGAGGAGTTAAAGAGGAATAGGGGTAAAATTGGGAATATGGAAAAAGTAAAAGTTGAAAACTGCGAAGGGGGGAGGAAAGAGAGGAATGGCTGTGGATGGGAGTGTGTGCCTACACGTGCGGGTCGCACGTGTTTCAAGATTTGACATGATCGGTTGTGGTTTGGCACTTTGTTTGACATTTTGTACGGTATCGACCCGGTAAAGTTGCAAACCCATAAACCTTGTTCATGTTGGATGGGCCTGATTTAATTTGGGTTCGTATGTACTTTGGACTGTTTTTCTCAGGCCCATTTTAGTTATCACAAGAAAATACAACAgatttatattaaaatttaccAAACGATATGATGCAACTTTTTACTAACCACTTACCATTTATACTCCAAAACTTATTATTTATCAAAAGCAGTTTATGAAAAAGACTACTACAATACTAAACTGGCCTTCAGAACTTTTATGCGATCGTTTGCTAAGGTTAGGCTGGAATATACCTTTACTCGATGACTTATGCTCTAATTGTAAAATAGGAGAATGACTTgcatcaaacatgtttattgTCACCTGACGCTCCAGTCCAATAATACAATATTATGTGTAAGTTTTCTTATAGGAAAttgcattattttttttccttaaaaggATGACAACTGGTGGCAAATCAAGGTGATCCACCCCTTTCGGGGGCTGAGAAGACTCACAAAGGCATTTCAGCTTCCCCCTGGCCACAAGCCTGGTTTCCACACCAGCAGTGGGTTTCACACCCAAGACCTCCAATTTTTAGTTTGAAGGAAACCTCGTAATCCATCATTTATCATTGAGCCACCAGCTCGTGGTTAAGAAATTGCATTATTAGATCAAGACATGTCATGTGTGACAGTAAACATGTAATTTTGTTCCCAAAATATGCATGTTTTGACTACAACGAATGTGGGCATCCACAGATCAGCAAAGGAACGACAACATGCTATATAACATGCATGGCTCCTTGGGAACAAGCTTTCATACTTCCATGGTACAAAGTGGGAGATGTGGAACATTTACTTCCATTCCTTGTTATGACGTTGTCCATGTGTCCGATCGCATCACAAATTATCCACATAACTTAGAAGTCGAACCAACAGCCAACAAAGACAATGATTTTTGGAGATGCGTAGAAGCACAATTTACATGTAACAAATTCACTGACGATGAAAGTACATGTTCAATAATAGAGCTTGTATGTTTTGATCCAAAAAACGTTACATTATGTCATTATCGAATATGTCATTATCGAATCAAAACACCAAGTCGCACTCCACCCGaagacctaaacccaaattaacAACCCACCTACATAATCAGTTGGCTTTAATTATGCCAATTACGCTTTGAAAAATTATTACAATTACACGGCTATGTCATATCTGATGTGCTTGAGCAGCACCGGATTCACAATCTCCGGCGAGCTCAGTTGCGGAAGATGACCGTCTGACGACATGACCTCGACGATCGACTGGCCGCCAAGATTCTGGTGCAAATACTCGGACACAACCACAGGGACAGCAAGGTCTTTTACACTCTGTAATATGTGACATGGCACCGTGATCAACCCAAGCATTTGTCTCAGGTCGCTTTGGAATATGGTTTGTGCCACGCTAAGGGCAATGTCCGGCCGCATGTTGAATAGGGTCCGGCTGAACTCCTGGACCGCCACCGAGTCCATGTCGCCGCCCACCGCCAGCGGCGCAAATCCGGAGCACCATGCCTTGTAGTTGGACCGGATCGCCTCGAATAGTTGCTCCAACTCTTCTTGCTCGAATCCTCCGTAGTAGTCCACGTCGTTGAGATACCTATAAAAATGTTTCATTTTAATTAGTTGAATTGTTAATTGTGTTTAGAAAGTGCAATTAAATAACATAACAATGATTGAGAAAGATTGGAGAGCCAATATACTAATCAAAAGGTAGTTTTCGAAGATTAAGTAGTTGGGTTTGTGGGACTTCAGCTTAATTgtataattattaaattaattaatcaattatttgAACAGACATGAACTAgtttaacaaaaacaaatatatatcacATAAGAAGGTAAAATTGGAGAAATTAGTTAATAATTGATGGATCCTGTCGAACAAAGTTTCGAACAAATCAGTCTCCACTTTGTTGGACAAAGTAGGGAGAGGTCGAACTTCAAAACTCTCCaaatcacaaaaataaaaaactaatatCTTATTGGCAAAGGTAAATTTAGGATGATTAAGTAATTGGGTTTGTGGGACTTGAGCTGAATTCTATAATAATTGACTTCGTTTAGTTCCTAATTAAATGGATTAATTAGACGACGATATTTACCTAGGGGAGGCGGCGATCATGACGAGCTTGGTGAAGAGGTCCGGTCGGGTGATGGCGGCTATGGCTCCGATCATGCCTGAGACGGAGTGGCCGACGAATATGCATGACCCGACGCGGAGCTCCTCGAGAATGGCGAGGAGGTCGTAGGCGTAGCCTTCGAGGGTGGAGTAGCGCTCGAAGTCGAAGTATTCAGGGTTGGTGGTTCCAGCGCCCATGTTGTCGTACATAATGACGCGGTAGTCGTCGACGAGGTGGGGGACGAGGTGCTTCCAGACCGACTGATCGGTGCCGAAGCCGTGGGCCAGGACTAGGACTTGCTGACCCGACCCTAAGACGCGCACGTTGTGAGCTTCTTCCACTATTCCCATTGCGGCTCTCTGTCTCTTCTTCCGCTTTCTGTTGCTTGATTGTTGGTTAGTTTGGCTGACAAGTCCCAACTGGCACCACATATAAGAACCCTGGTGATAAGATCAGTGGGGGGAGTACTAATCAGCTACTGCTGGTGTACTGGAGCTTTCTGTGTGTTCTATTGACTGTTTTCACCCGAGTCTTTTGACAAAACTCCTAAGCTATTGGGCAATCCAATCCCCCAACCCCCAAAAATGGTTCATCCCTTCCTAATAGCCTGGGCTCCAGGGGAGCTCGACACAGCCCCCAGTCCCTAATCGCCTGGCCTGTGACTAGGTGGAGTATCGTTAAGCTGACGTCACGGTAACGTCAAGCTGACATCACGGTGGCATCAACcatgattttgattattttgccCCAAGCGTGTGCAATTCACTGCAATTAAGGGCGCCTCCCTCGACAGGATTTCAAGGGTGGGCCCACATGCAGGTGCACTAAGTGGCTCCGAATTAGGGGCTAAGTGGCTCTTCCTCAACAATTGGATTTTCAACGGCTATATTTTTGGGCCCAACGGCTAGATGACTTAAACACTTTGGACCattggattttattttatttttgtaattcaatggtccagattaattaagttaataaaattataacaaattattaaaaaattcaaacaaaaaaaatt encodes the following:
- the LOC126584168 gene encoding probable esterase KAI2 is translated as MGIVEEAHNVRVLGSGQQVLVLAHGFGTDQSVWKHLVPHLVDDYRVIMYDNMGAGTTNPEYFDFERYSTLEGYAYDLLAILEELRVGSCIFVGHSVSGMIGAIAAITRPDLFTKLVMIAASPRYLNDVDYYGGFEQEELEQLFEAIRSNYKAWCSGFAPLAVGGDMDSVAVQEFSRTLFNMRPDIALSVAQTIFQSDLRQMLGLITVPCHILQSVKDLAVPVVVSEYLHQNLGGQSIVEVMSSDGHLPQLSSPEIVNPVLLKHIRYDIAV